The sequence below is a genomic window from Nicotiana tomentosiformis chromosome 6, ASM39032v3, whole genome shotgun sequence.
tcgaagccaaatgcgactccctccttgtggtgaatcaggttaacggaaccttcgaagttagagaagaacgaatgcaaatatacttagataagttacaagtaactttgcatcgattcaaggaatggactttgcagcaCGTGCCTcaagatcaaaatagtgaggtcgatgccctcgcaaacttggggtcatcggtcgaggacgacGAACTCAATTCGGGGGCCGTTGTGCAACTCATGAGGTCAGTAGCCGAAGAAGGCCACgctgagataaactccacaagcttaacttgggattggagaaataaacaTATAGAGTATTTGAAGACCGGAAAACTTCCCTCAGATTCAATAGAATTGAGGTCCCTGCGCACGAAGACAGTCCGATTCACCTTGTCCAAAGACgaaaccttgttcagaagaatgttcgaCGATCCACTAGCGATATGTCTGGGACTgggagataccgagtatgttctaagggaagttcacgagggcacttgcgaaaatcattctggtgccgaatcattggtccAAAAGGTAATAAGAGCtgttattactggatcgacatggaaaaagatgcgaaaGAGTTTATTTAAAAATGTGACAAATTCCAAAGACATGCACTGATGATTCACaaacccggggaactactccattcggtcttgtcttcatggccattcatgaagtgaggaatggacatcgttggccctcttctATGGGCACCATGTAAAGCTTAatgtattttatttatgactgactatttttctaagtaagTTGAAGCACATGCTTACGAGAAGGTTagagagaaggaagtcatcgacttcctTTAGGACAagatcatatgtcggttcgggatgccatccgaaattatgtgtgacaacgggaaacagttcatcggcagcaaagtaaccaaatttctcgaagatcataagatcaaaagaatcctaaCAACACcatatcatcccagcgggaacgggcaagccgaattgaccaacaaaaccatcatccaaaatcttaagaagaggctaactgacgccaaaggaaaattgaaggagatactacccgaagtcctttgggcatatcgcacGACTGTGAAGACTAGTACCGGAGTTACTCCGTTCTCATTTCTTTATGTCGCCGAAGCCCGATTCCGATCGAAGTTGGGGAACCAAGTATCAGATACCGATATGCAATGAAGGAGTTAAATGATGaggccatgagtacgagcctggaGTTGTTGGACTaaaggcgcgaagccgcccttGTTCGATTAGCTGcccaaaaataacggatcgaGAGGTACTACAATCGGAGAGCCAATCTTTGATATtttaatgtcggggacttagtgctaaggaaagtcaccctaaaCACCCAGAATTCGaatgagggaaaattgggtccgaATTAGGAAGGACCATACCAGATTCTCGAGGTTACCGGGaaagggtcctacaagctcggaacGATGAATACagaacaactaccgagcaattggaatatatctcacctaaaacgatattactgctaaggtacgaccccattttatttcctttttatttcggactaacacttgcaggtggtcAACGAGAAATGACAATGGATTTTTTGGCAACGAGAAGCAGCACCAGTCTTTAGGTTTGAAAgaatgtgttgcactctttttcccttagaccaattttatcccaaatgggtttttcggcaaggtttttaacgaggcaataatgGATCATGCTAACTTATAATCAAGCCCGATTAGGAATCGACATCGAAGATCAATTCAACAGTATACATGGTTCCTTtgtaatcaacctcgaatacaaGGGGTCTACCCTCGGATATGCGTTACCTTCGGATATCAACTCTAGCGAGGAAACTACTTTATAAAGGAAGGGTCTCGACAGgcaggatttattgtaagggccaaacgatcAAAACGAATCGTGCCCACGTAGATTGCTCGAGACCTGGCATAAAACATATACGCATGTATGACTATTTTGatcgagaataaagagaagtactttccttgcaatcatcttatgttttaaaacttttCCTCTTTACATCCCTTAAAGAGTGTCGTACTTCTGAAAATAGCGAGCACAAGAGCAATACATAACTGGAAAACGAACGACCACTTCCCCACTCAGGGACTGCACGGTTTCTAAAGGcaacggccaccccactcggggactgttatctcaGGCAAGCCCGAATAACTCAGAAAAATAAGCCCAATGTGCAGCTCCCAAACTAAAAGGCTACAGCCAAattaacacggctcggagacgtccgaaataCGTAACAAAAACTAGgccttcaaaaaagaaaaattttcacaaccggttctaaaggctaccctcggcaaactataattTGAGTTATTTACTTTGGGAGAAAATTCCTAGTAACAATGAAACCCCAAGATGCCTCAAAACAAAATAATGTAAAGGCAGGGTTGGTCTGAACTTACACAACCTaagttattttatgctaaggcatttcgacctTTGTGAATACAATTAATAAAGCTAAGGAAAAATTTGAGAGACGAAAGGGGAagaaagctatatatatacaataaTTCATTTTTACAAAGGCCAGAATGACCTAATACAAAAATTTACAATGGCCAAAACGGCCTCAAAAagattcaaaagaaagcaaaaaatatAAAGGCCTAAGTGACCTGGTCTTCATCGGAGGCAGCATCTCCATCCTTGGGATCTTCCCCGTCTTCAGACTCGCTTAAGCTCTCGGAATCTTCCTCGGGAAAGGCCAACTTCTGGGGCCTGGCTTCCTCTGCTTTGGTATTCTCGATTTCGGCCAGAATATCGAAGCCCTGATCATGAACTCCCTCAAGGGCTTCCTTTCGAGCTTGCCATCTTGCATGATCCACCATGCTCTTAGCATGCGCCCGGATGGCCTCGACATCGACCTTGaattgggccactttagcatcagcttTGGTGTTGGCCATGGCCATCTCAGATCTGACCACTTCAAGTTCATTTGCCAAGTTTGCCTTATCAGAAATAGCCAAGTCCAATTGAGATTGAAGCTCCTCAATTTTCTTGACCTGTACcgaggccttctcttttgcagcTTGGAGCTGGGTCTCGGCCGACTCCAGTTGTGCTTGGATGATTTCCTTTTTCAAGGCTAAAATGTCCATATTCTTCTTGAACTCTTCAGCCTCGGCTTGTATCGCATCTATCTGTGTCTTCAGCTGCCCGATCTGTTTGAGCCTCTGCCGGACCTGCAGGATCAGATTGTTAGTTACTATCTCCAATTCGTCTTCACTATCGTGAAACACTCGACATACCTGCTCGTCCATCTCGATATGCTCACTCTGAGCCGCTTCTAAATTGACCCGGAGCTTCTCACTCAAAAGCCTGTAAGTATCCCCTTTCTCGGTGAGTTCCCGGACCTCAGCCTCGTGCTCCTCCTGGATTCTGAAGAAAGCCTtatgatgcaacaccgaagcctgcaAGCACAAAGAAAGATGTTAGAAATATTTACAACTTCaagtttaaaataaataatgaagtGACCCTCGAACTTACcggattcaaagcatgttgggcctcgttaaaTAGGCAAGGCGCCTCCACCGCATTTATCACGGCCtggtcttcctcggtcaccaAGCATCTAAGGTAGCTAGCAACCCCACGGGGGCAGAGAAGACCCGGGCATCCTCTGCGACATAAAAGGTTATCAACCGTATGCGGTCGGGTTTAACACTTGAGGCCGGGAATTGATCCACCAGTTTTGGGCTTGATGAAGACCTAGTAGCGCCCGATGACAGTACCTTATTTGGCACCGGTAAGTCGCCCAAACCGGTAGCATCCTCCGAAGCTATAGAGTCCAGGCCATCCAAAAAGTTATTGAAAGGATCGATTGCTCCTTGCGCCCATTCGCCGAGTTTACCCTTCAACGCCTGAGCCTCGTTGATCATAGAATCCGTAAATGAGGGCGATCCAGAAATGTCAATCACCCCAGGCACCTCTTTGGGTACGTTATCTTCTGACCGGGACGTACCAGTCACACATTCTTTTTCGACCTCACTGGCTCGGGCCAAATCGGTCTCGACCCTCTCTGGGACTTCATCTATTGTCTCTTCTACGGCCTCCATGGCTCGAGGCATCTCGGAGCTGCGTCTTACTCGTGCCACCAGCTcagaattttcttcttcttcggactcatccctcaaccAATTGAGTGAGTCTTATGAGAGTTTTTAGGCCCCAGATATTTTGGGCTTATGCGCCAGCCGCTTCCTCGGTCTCTTCTTTTCGGAGTCGAAGGGAATCAGGgtttttcttttccctttctcTTTGACCTGTTTCAGAGTAGAGGGATCAATGTATATATCATCATCAGCTGATGGAGGCCTCATCTCGATGTCCTTTGGTAAACCTGCAAAATAAAACTTAACAAATTAGGGACTAACGATAAAAAGAAATGATATCAGATGTATCAGAGAAAAACTCTTACTATGATTGcaggcctcccatcgacccttcgatAATTCCATCCAAGCCCACTTGGAATACGACCTCTGTGACATAAGGACCTCAACCCATTCCTTAAGTTCAGGAACTACGTCCGACATC
It includes:
- the LOC138893658 gene encoding uncharacterized protein, translated to MEAVEETIDEVPERVETDLARASEVEKECVTGTSRSEDNVPKEVPGVIDISGSPSFTDSMINEAQALKGKLGEWAQGAIDPFNNFLDGLDSIASEDATGLGDLPVPNKASVLHHKAFFRIQEEHEAEVRELTEKGDTYRLLSEKLRVNLEAAQSEHIEMDEQVRQRLKQIGQLKTQIDAIQAEAEEFKKNMDILALKKEIIQAQLESAETQLQAAKEKASVQVKKIEELQSQLDLAISDKANLANELEVVRSEMAMANTKADAKVAQFKVDVEAIRAHAKSMVDHARWQARKEALEGVHDQGFDILAEIENTKAEEARPQKLAFPEEDSESLSESEDGEDPKDGDAASDEDQVT